A region of Plantactinospora sp. BC1 DNA encodes the following proteins:
- a CDS encoding S1 family peptidase, translating to MDRGRATRSRRGTVSRRSTAQRRGIAIGVTVATVAGLAAVTWPALAGEDPPRSEPAPAGPARQIVDALRRDLSLTEAQARARLDRERWARGTTQRLRTELGTGYGGTWLAADGNRLMVAVTDEAAAARARAAGAEPKLVTRNARQLDTVKAGLDRIADQATPDVAGWYVDVSNNRVVVRAQPGTESAVRRFVQGSGAPAGAVEVVASAEAPVPLIDVRGGDPYVIDDRARCSIGFSVVGGFVTAGHCGAPGATTSSPDGVAQGVVSASSFPGDDWGVVETNDDWVPQPVVNDFDGGTIAVAGGQEAPVGSSICRFGATTGARCGVVEALNATVVYPEGTVTGLTRTDVCAEPGDSGGSWMSGDQAQGVTSGGSGDCTVGGITFFQPLTEILEVNQLTLVTTANGPSAPPADPPAATEPPAATEPPAATEPPPAATEPPAATEPPSPPPGAECTGHKARKAATLGAGRRQVQPAGRYFRAGHGRQVGCLDGPSGANFDLVLQKWSRGGWRTVAVSAGPTADEQITYSGSAGFYRYRVESRRGSGDYTLGFSVR from the coding sequence ATGGATCGCGGACGCGCGACGCGGAGCCGGCGAGGCACGGTCAGTCGGCGGAGTACGGCACAGCGGCGGGGAATCGCGATCGGCGTGACGGTGGCCACCGTCGCCGGTCTGGCGGCGGTGACCTGGCCGGCGCTGGCCGGAGAGGACCCGCCGCGCTCGGAACCGGCACCCGCCGGTCCGGCCCGCCAGATCGTCGACGCGCTGCGCCGGGACCTGTCGCTGACCGAGGCACAGGCGCGCGCCCGGCTGGACCGGGAGCGGTGGGCCCGCGGCACCACGCAGCGGCTGCGTACCGAACTCGGCACCGGGTACGGCGGCACCTGGCTGGCCGCCGACGGCAACCGGCTGATGGTGGCGGTGACCGACGAGGCGGCTGCCGCCCGGGCCCGCGCCGCCGGAGCCGAACCGAAGCTGGTCACCCGGAACGCCCGGCAGCTCGACACGGTCAAGGCGGGTCTCGACCGGATCGCCGACCAGGCCACCCCGGACGTCGCCGGCTGGTACGTCGACGTGTCGAACAACCGCGTCGTGGTACGCGCCCAGCCCGGTACGGAGTCCGCCGTGCGGCGGTTCGTCCAGGGCAGTGGCGCCCCGGCGGGCGCGGTCGAGGTGGTCGCCTCGGCGGAGGCGCCGGTGCCGCTGATCGACGTACGCGGCGGTGACCCGTACGTGATCGACGACCGGGCGCGCTGCTCGATCGGCTTCTCCGTCGTCGGCGGATTCGTCACCGCCGGGCACTGTGGAGCGCCGGGCGCCACCACCAGCAGCCCGGACGGGGTCGCCCAGGGCGTCGTGTCGGCCTCCTCGTTCCCCGGCGACGACTGGGGCGTGGTGGAGACGAACGACGACTGGGTCCCGCAGCCGGTGGTCAACGACTTCGACGGCGGCACGATCGCCGTGGCGGGTGGCCAGGAGGCGCCGGTGGGCAGCTCGATCTGCCGCTTCGGGGCCACCACGGGCGCCCGGTGCGGGGTCGTCGAGGCGCTGAACGCCACGGTCGTCTACCCGGAGGGCACGGTCACCGGGCTGACCCGGACGGACGTCTGTGCCGAGCCCGGTGACTCCGGCGGCTCCTGGATGTCCGGCGACCAGGCCCAGGGGGTCACCTCGGGTGGCTCCGGCGACTGCACGGTGGGCGGCATCACGTTCTTCCAGCCGCTGACCGAGATCCTGGAGGTGAACCAGCTCACCCTGGTCACCACCGCGAACGGCCCGTCCGCGCCCCCGGCCGACCCGCCCGCCGCGACGGAGCCGCCGGCCGCCACGGAGCCGCCCGCCGCGACCGAGCCGCCGCCCGCCGCGACCGAACCGCCGGCCGCCACCGAGCCGCCGAGCCCGCCGCCGGGTGCGGAGTGCACCGGGCACAAGGCGCGCAAGGCCGCCACCCTGGGCGCCGGGCGCCGCCAGGTGCAGCCCGCCGGCCGCTACTTCCGGGCCGGGCACGGCCGGCAGGTCGGCTGCCTGGACGGACCCTCCGGGGCCAACTTCGACCTGGTACTCCAGAAGTGGAGCCGGGGCGGCTGGCGTACCGTCGCCGTCTCCGCCGGGCCGACCGCGGACGAGCAGATCACCTACAGCGGCAGCGCCGGCTTCTACCGCTACCGGGTGGAGTCCCGGCGCGGCTCCGGCGACTACACCCTCGGCTTTTCGGTGCGTTAG
- a CDS encoding YbjN domain-containing protein: MTRDELLAALADARDRPDDAAKVAELDRIVAYADAGGDERLGFAARFALVEAYQRIEPWRMLSPVRWCLGVVDRAPETVDATDSARLPDYHRQAVAAFCGTSRAGLARVGAALDDLERRLDAAGRSRRPAYALRCRIADHVGAESTARRWLLRWRAAPQDEWSGCAACEPADQARLLAGWGRWTEAVELVEPVLAGTLRCPDQPERALGAIQLAYLRLGRYDEAAEAHVRAYRRHRRERAGFPLLADHLRFCALAGRHERGLEILARHLSGLDRPYDEASALEFAAAGALLCRLAGRAGFARHPVHRPGYAGRHAAELTVAALGTELTATAEDLAGRFDARNGTSHQSGRVASWLAERPLPDPVPLPAESTAEPERSVEQVRTGCGDRADGLVLVGPLTVAAIVDVLRDRAEQFVPGPAGRVGGRCGDALIEFERLGERGEILHARVTAERRLPADRLGQAYEFCNAWNQDRLLPKAYVQDPGAGELVLAGDVSTDLEHGVAAGQLAVLVDAALVSGAAFAAAVSALP, encoded by the coding sequence GTGACCCGCGACGAGTTGCTCGCCGCCCTGGCCGACGCCCGGGACCGGCCGGACGACGCCGCCAAGGTCGCCGAACTGGACCGGATCGTCGCGTACGCCGACGCCGGCGGGGACGAACGGCTCGGCTTCGCGGCCCGGTTCGCGCTGGTCGAGGCGTACCAGCGGATCGAACCGTGGCGGATGCTCTCGCCGGTACGGTGGTGTCTCGGCGTCGTCGACCGCGCGCCGGAGACCGTCGACGCCACCGACAGCGCGCGGCTGCCCGACTACCACCGGCAGGCGGTGGCCGCCTTCTGCGGTACCTCCCGGGCCGGGCTGGCCCGGGTCGGGGCCGCCCTCGACGACCTGGAGCGCCGGCTCGACGCGGCCGGGCGGAGCCGGCGGCCGGCGTACGCGCTGCGCTGCCGGATCGCCGACCACGTCGGTGCCGAGTCGACGGCGCGACGGTGGCTGCTGCGGTGGCGGGCGGCGCCGCAGGACGAGTGGAGCGGCTGCGCCGCCTGCGAGCCGGCCGACCAGGCGCGGCTGCTGGCCGGCTGGGGGCGGTGGACCGAGGCGGTCGAACTGGTCGAGCCGGTGCTCGCCGGCACGCTGCGCTGCCCCGACCAGCCGGAGCGGGCGCTCGGCGCGATCCAGTTGGCGTACCTGCGGCTCGGCCGCTACGACGAGGCCGCCGAGGCGCACGTACGCGCCTACCGGCGGCACCGGCGGGAGCGGGCCGGGTTTCCGCTGCTCGCCGACCACCTGCGGTTCTGTGCGCTGGCCGGTCGGCACGAGCGCGGCCTGGAGATCCTCGCCCGGCACCTGTCCGGGCTGGACCGCCCCTACGACGAGGCGTCCGCGCTGGAGTTCGCCGCCGCCGGGGCGCTGCTCTGCCGGCTGGCCGGGCGGGCCGGGTTCGCCCGCCACCCGGTCCACCGTCCCGGGTACGCCGGGCGGCACGCCGCCGAGTTGACCGTCGCCGCGCTCGGCACCGAACTCACGGCCACCGCCGAGGACCTGGCGGGCCGGTTCGACGCCCGCAACGGGACCAGTCACCAGTCCGGCCGGGTCGCCTCCTGGCTGGCCGAACGCCCGCTGCCCGACCCGGTCCCCCTACCGGCGGAGTCGACGGCCGAGCCGGAGCGGTCGGTCGAGCAGGTGCGGACGGGGTGCGGGGACCGGGCGGACGGGCTCGTGTTGGTCGGGCCGCTGACGGTGGCGGCGATCGTCGACGTACTCCGGGACCGGGCGGAGCAGTTCGTGCCCGGTCCGGCGGGCCGGGTCGGTGGGCGGTGCGGCGATGCGCTGATCGAGTTCGAGCGGTTGGGTGAGCGGGGCGAGATCCTGCACGCCCGGGTGACCGCCGAGCGCCGGCTGCCGGCGGACCGCCTCGGGCAGGCGTACGAGTTCTGCAACGCCTGGAACCAGGACCGGCTGCTGCCCAAGGCGTACGTGCAGGATCCCGGCGCGGGGGAGCTGGTGCTGGCCGGCGACGTCAGTACCGACCTGGAGCACGGCGTCGCCGCCGGTCAGCTCGCCGTACTGGTCGACGCGGCCCTGGTCAGCGGAGCCGCCTTCGCGGCCGCGGTGAGCGCGCTGCCCTGA
- a CDS encoding CinA family protein: protein MGMDDPARAADNGAAAVVHALVDRGATLAVVESLTGGLLAATIVDIAGVSSVFRGGLVAYATELKSSLVGVPAKLLDERGPVDPDVAVALAEGGRERCEADWCLATTGVAGPEPQDGKPVGLVYVAAAGPTGTDVRRLDLDGNRLRIRIAAVSGALHLLAERLHAEAEGGTGDGTA from the coding sequence ATCGGGATGGACGACCCCGCACGGGCGGCGGACAACGGGGCCGCGGCGGTCGTACACGCGCTCGTCGACCGGGGCGCCACCCTGGCGGTGGTGGAGTCGCTCACCGGTGGCCTGCTGGCCGCGACGATCGTCGACATCGCCGGGGTCAGCAGCGTGTTCCGGGGCGGCCTGGTGGCGTACGCGACCGAGTTGAAATCCTCGCTGGTGGGCGTACCGGCCAAGCTGCTGGACGAGCGGGGCCCGGTCGACCCGGACGTGGCGGTGGCGCTCGCCGAGGGAGGCCGGGAGCGGTGCGAGGCGGACTGGTGCCTCGCCACCACCGGGGTCGCCGGCCCCGAGCCGCAGGACGGCAAACCGGTCGGCCTCGTCTACGTGGCGGCGGCCGGCCCCACCGGCACCGACGTACGCCGACTCGACCTCGACGGCAACCGGCTGCGGATCCGGATCGCCGCGGTCAGCGGTGCCCTGCACCTGCTCGCCGAGCGGCTGCACGCCGAGGCCGAGGGGGGCACCGGCGACGGCACGGCCTGA
- a CDS encoding DUF2784 domain-containing protein: MIVLVLALHFGFLGYLVLGGFLAWRWPRTIWLHFGAAAWGVLVTAAQLVCPLTYLEHWARRRAGESDVGRGFIDRYVEGVFYPERYALLAQALVAVLILASWLGLLGRLGVFGRFGLFGRLGLFGGRVRAARSPRPRRRLR; encoded by the coding sequence TTGATCGTTTTGGTCCTGGCGCTGCACTTCGGCTTCCTGGGCTATCTGGTGCTCGGCGGGTTCCTCGCCTGGCGCTGGCCGAGGACGATCTGGCTGCATTTCGGCGCCGCCGCCTGGGGCGTGCTGGTGACCGCCGCCCAACTGGTCTGCCCGCTGACCTACCTCGAACACTGGGCCCGGCGCCGGGCCGGCGAGTCGGACGTCGGGCGGGGCTTCATCGACCGCTACGTCGAGGGTGTCTTCTATCCCGAGCGGTACGCCCTGCTCGCCCAGGCGCTGGTCGCGGTGCTGATCCTGGCCTCCTGGCTCGGCCTGCTCGGGCGACTCGGCGTCTTCGGTCGGTTCGGTCTCTTCGGGCGGCTCGGTCTCTTCGGGGGGCGGGTCAGGGCAGCGCGCTCACCGCGGCCGCGAAGGCGGCTCCGCTGA
- a CDS encoding DNA translocase FtsK, giving the protein MAGRASSQANRRRSGSTTRSGGSRAGNSRARQPARGRAAAARRPTRTSPAVYVGRAIGATWMGLAHGVGWAMRAAGRQAATARDLDPEHRRDGAGLLLLGLAILSAVAVWFSSAGPLGGRLADTIRLFFGAISIVLPVLLLIGSVRLMREPAEPEHRGRGLVGWTALIVGTAALLHIGQRPADNRERDYAGGLIGAGVGGPLESAVSAWVAVPLLVLLLLFGLLVVTATPINKVPERLGLLAGAVLGRPESDEEAEAGSARDTEGRRPRRRPSPLPEPVDEDEPGYEIDTPVHENVPLPRKAKGKVPAARKAPEPPEHSPAPTRAEQLAITGLAGDYTLPPANLLRPGGAPKTRSRANDEVIAALTGVFDQFDVDAAVTGFTRGPTVTRYEVELGHGVKVERITQLSRNIAYAVKSPDVRILSPIPGKSAVGVEIPNSDREDVALGDVLRSRAAASDHHPMLVALGKDIEGGFVVANLAKMPHILIAGATGAGKSSCLNSLLVSILTRATPDEVRLLLIDPKRVEMTNYEGIPHLVTPIVTNPKKAADSLDWVVREMDMRYDDLAAAGVRHIDDYNRKVRAGQIKPPPGSEREIRPYPYLLVIVDELADLMMVAPRDVEDSVVRITQLARAAGIHLVLATQRPSVDVVTGLIKANVPSRLAFATSSLADSRVILDQPGAEKLIGRGDGLFLPMGASKPVRIQGAWVTENEINDIVKFCKDQREPEFRPDVLTPAQETKKKVDEDIGDDLDLLVQAIELVVTSQFGSTSMLQRKLRVGFAKAGRLMDLMETRGIVGPSEGSKARDVLVKPDELEEALAALRPDE; this is encoded by the coding sequence ATGGCGGGCCGTGCCTCCTCTCAGGCGAACCGGCGCCGGAGTGGGTCGACGACCCGTTCCGGCGGTAGTCGCGCGGGCAACAGCCGGGCCCGGCAGCCGGCCCGGGGCCGGGCGGCGGCGGCACGCCGGCCGACCCGGACCAGTCCGGCGGTGTACGTCGGCCGGGCGATCGGCGCGACCTGGATGGGGCTGGCGCACGGCGTCGGCTGGGCCATGCGGGCGGCGGGCCGGCAGGCGGCGACCGCCCGCGACCTGGACCCGGAGCACCGCCGGGACGGCGCCGGCCTGCTCCTGCTCGGCCTGGCGATCCTCAGCGCCGTGGCGGTCTGGTTCTCCTCGGCCGGGCCGCTGGGCGGTCGACTCGCCGACACCATCCGGCTCTTCTTCGGCGCGATCTCGATCGTGCTGCCGGTCCTGCTGCTGATCGGGTCGGTCCGGCTGATGCGGGAGCCGGCCGAGCCGGAGCACCGCGGCCGGGGGCTGGTCGGCTGGACCGCGCTGATCGTCGGCACCGCGGCGCTGCTGCACATCGGACAGCGTCCGGCGGACAACAGGGAGCGCGACTACGCCGGTGGCCTGATCGGGGCCGGGGTCGGCGGGCCGCTGGAGAGCGCGGTCAGCGCCTGGGTCGCCGTACCGCTGCTGGTGCTGCTGCTCCTCTTCGGCCTGCTGGTGGTGACGGCGACACCGATCAACAAGGTGCCGGAGCGGCTCGGGCTGCTGGCCGGGGCGGTGCTGGGCCGGCCGGAGTCCGACGAGGAGGCCGAGGCCGGATCGGCGCGCGACACCGAGGGCCGCCGGCCGCGCCGCCGCCCGTCGCCGCTGCCCGAGCCGGTCGACGAGGACGAGCCCGGCTACGAGATCGACACCCCGGTGCACGAGAACGTGCCGCTGCCGCGCAAGGCGAAGGGCAAGGTACCGGCCGCCCGGAAGGCGCCGGAGCCGCCCGAGCACTCGCCGGCACCGACCCGGGCGGAGCAGTTGGCGATCACCGGGCTGGCCGGCGACTACACGCTGCCGCCGGCCAACCTGCTGCGTCCCGGCGGTGCCCCGAAGACCCGCAGCCGGGCCAACGACGAGGTGATAGCCGCGCTGACCGGCGTCTTCGACCAGTTCGACGTGGACGCGGCGGTGACCGGCTTCACCCGGGGGCCGACCGTCACCCGGTACGAGGTCGAACTCGGGCACGGCGTGAAGGTCGAGCGGATCACCCAGCTCTCCCGCAACATCGCGTACGCGGTCAAGTCCCCGGACGTGCGGATCCTCAGCCCGATCCCGGGCAAGAGCGCGGTCGGGGTGGAGATCCCGAACAGCGACCGGGAGGACGTGGCGCTCGGCGACGTACTCCGGTCCCGGGCGGCGGCCAGCGACCACCACCCGATGCTGGTGGCGCTCGGCAAGGACATCGAGGGCGGCTTCGTGGTGGCCAACCTCGCCAAGATGCCGCACATCCTGATCGCCGGTGCCACCGGCGCTGGCAAGTCGAGCTGCCTGAACAGCCTGCTCGTCTCCATTTTGACCCGGGCGACTCCGGACGAGGTGCGGCTGCTGCTGATCGACCCGAAGCGGGTCGAGATGACGAACTACGAGGGAATCCCGCACCTGGTCACCCCGATCGTGACCAACCCGAAGAAGGCGGCGGACTCGCTGGACTGGGTGGTCCGCGAGATGGACATGCGCTACGACGACCTGGCCGCCGCCGGGGTACGCCACATCGACGACTACAACCGCAAGGTACGGGCCGGTCAGATCAAGCCGCCGCCGGGCAGCGAGCGGGAGATCCGGCCGTACCCGTACCTGTTGGTGATCGTGGACGAGTTGGCCGACCTGATGATGGTGGCGCCGCGCGACGTGGAGGATTCGGTCGTCCGGATCACCCAGCTCGCCCGGGCCGCCGGCATCCACCTCGTGCTGGCCACCCAGCGCCCCTCGGTCGACGTGGTGACCGGCCTGATCAAGGCGAATGTGCCGTCCCGGCTCGCCTTTGCCACCTCGTCGCTGGCCGACTCGCGGGTCATCCTCGACCAGCCGGGTGCGGAGAAGCTGATCGGCCGGGGCGACGGCCTCTTCCTGCCGATGGGCGCCTCCAAGCCGGTACGCATCCAGGGCGCCTGGGTCACCGAAAACGAGATCAACGACATCGTCAAGTTCTGCAAGGACCAGCGGGAGCCGGAGTTCCGGCCGGACGTGCTCACCCCGGCGCAGGAGACCAAGAAGAAGGTCGACGAGGACATCGGCGACGACCTCGACCTGCTGGTGCAGGCGATCGAGCTGGTGGTCACCTCGCAGTTCGGCTCGACCTCGATGCTCCAGCGCAAGTTGCGGGTCGGCTTCGCCAAGGCGGGCCGGCTGATGGACCTGATGGAGACCAGGGGCATCGTCGGCCCGTCGGAGGGCTCGAAGGCCCGGGACGTGCTGGTCAAGCCGGACGAGTTGGAGGAGGCGCTGGCGGCGCTCCGCCCGGACGAGTGA
- the pgsA gene encoding CDP-diacylglycerol--glycerol-3-phosphate 3-phosphatidyltransferase has translation MLPGRVGPVPVVNAANGLTALRLALVPVFVGLVISSEMLHSGWRVAACLTFVVASATDLVDGWIARRWALVTSFGKVADPIADKALTGTALVLLSWYERIPWWITVLILVREFGITLMRFWVIRYGVIAASRGGKVKTAVQILAIVWYLWPVPESVTWVGPWILGVAVVVTVVTGLDYVVRALRLRRPAP, from the coding sequence GTGCTCCCGGGGCGGGTCGGTCCGGTTCCGGTGGTCAACGCGGCGAACGGACTCACCGCGCTCCGGCTGGCGCTGGTACCGGTCTTCGTCGGGCTGGTGATCAGCTCCGAGATGCTGCATTCCGGCTGGCGGGTGGCGGCCTGCCTGACCTTCGTGGTCGCCTCGGCAACGGACCTCGTCGACGGGTGGATCGCCCGGCGCTGGGCGCTGGTCACCTCGTTCGGCAAGGTGGCCGATCCGATCGCCGACAAGGCGCTGACCGGCACCGCTCTGGTCTTATTGTCCTGGTATGAGCGAATCCCCTGGTGGATCACCGTACTCATCCTGGTCCGCGAGTTCGGCATCACGCTGATGCGGTTCTGGGTGATCAGGTACGGCGTCATCGCGGCCAGCCGGGGAGGCAAGGTCAAGACCGCCGTCCAGATCTTGGCCATCGTCTGGTATCTCTGGCCGGTGCCGGAGAGCGTGACCTGGGTCGGGCCGTGGATCCTCGGCGTCGCCGTGGTGGTGACCGTGGTGACGGGGCTCGACTACGTGGTCCGGGCGCTGCGACTGCGCCGCCCGGCACCCTGA
- the rimO gene encoding 30S ribosomal protein S12 methylthiotransferase RimO, producing MVSAASSSSSTAGRRVALLTLGCARNEVDSEELAARLHADGWQVTTDGEGADVVLVNTCGFVEKAKQDSIQTLLAAADTGAKVVAAGCMAERYGRELADGMPEAGAVLSFDDYPDISARLDEVLAGKQLPAHTPRDRRELLPLTPVARHGGAVSLPGHGETGTRPAGGTLVADAHTPAHLRPVLRHRLDSGPVASLKLASGCDRRCAFCAIPTFRGAFVSRTPDELLAEAEWLARSGVRELVLVSENSTSYGKDLGDPRLLEKLLPQLAAVDGIVRVRASYLQPAETRPGLVEVIATTPGVAPYFDLSFQHSSEAVLRRMRRFGSTDRFLELLASVRRFAPEAGARSNVIVGFPGETRADVAELERFLTAARLDAIGVFDYSDEDGTEAAGLSGKVSPATVKRRYDRLSALADELCSQRAEERLGAVVEVLVDSVDDGVVEGRAAHQAPEVDGSTTLVAPVGGGVDLAALRPGDLVRARVTGTEGVDLMAVPEEMVSAAPRGAG from the coding sequence ATGGTGTCTGCCGCTTCCTCTTCCTCCTCGACCGCCGGCCGCCGGGTCGCGCTGCTCACCCTCGGCTGTGCCCGTAACGAGGTCGACTCGGAGGAGTTGGCCGCCCGGCTGCACGCCGACGGCTGGCAGGTGACCACCGACGGCGAGGGCGCCGACGTGGTGCTGGTCAACACCTGCGGCTTCGTGGAGAAGGCCAAGCAGGACTCGATCCAGACGCTGCTGGCCGCCGCCGACACCGGGGCCAAGGTCGTGGCGGCGGGCTGCATGGCCGAGCGCTACGGTCGGGAGCTGGCCGACGGCATGCCCGAGGCCGGTGCGGTGCTCAGCTTCGACGACTATCCCGACATCTCGGCCCGACTCGACGAGGTGCTGGCCGGCAAGCAGTTGCCCGCGCACACCCCCCGGGACCGACGGGAGCTGCTGCCGCTGACCCCGGTCGCCCGGCACGGCGGCGCGGTCTCGCTGCCCGGACACGGCGAGACCGGCACCCGCCCGGCCGGCGGCACCCTGGTGGCCGACGCGCACACTCCCGCGCACCTGCGCCCGGTGCTGCGGCACCGGCTCGACTCCGGCCCGGTCGCCTCGCTGAAGCTGGCCAGCGGCTGCGACCGGCGCTGTGCGTTCTGCGCCATCCCGACCTTCCGGGGCGCCTTCGTCTCGCGTACCCCGGACGAGCTGCTCGCCGAGGCGGAGTGGCTGGCCCGTTCGGGCGTCCGGGAGCTGGTGCTGGTCAGCGAGAACTCCACCTCGTACGGCAAGGATCTCGGCGACCCCCGGCTGCTGGAGAAGCTGCTGCCGCAGCTCGCCGCGGTGGACGGCATCGTCCGGGTCCGGGCCAGCTACCTCCAGCCGGCCGAGACCCGCCCCGGGCTGGTCGAGGTGATCGCCACCACGCCGGGGGTGGCACCCTACTTCGACCTCTCGTTCCAGCACTCCAGCGAGGCGGTGTTGCGCCGGATGCGCCGGTTCGGCTCGACCGACCGGTTCCTCGAACTGCTCGCGTCGGTGCGCCGGTTCGCCCCCGAGGCCGGTGCCCGGAGCAACGTGATCGTCGGCTTCCCCGGCGAGACCCGGGCGGACGTGGCGGAGCTGGAGCGCTTCCTCACCGCCGCCCGGCTGGACGCGATCGGCGTCTTCGACTACAGCGACGAGGACGGCACCGAGGCCGCCGGCCTGTCCGGCAAGGTCTCGCCGGCCACGGTGAAGCGGCGGTACGACCGGCTCTCCGCGCTCGCCGACGAACTCTGCTCACAGCGTGCGGAGGAGCGGCTCGGCGCGGTCGTCGAGGTGCTGGTCGACTCGGTGGACGACGGCGTGGTGGAGGGCCGGGCGGCCCACCAGGCGCCGGAGGTGGACGGCTCGACCACCCTGGTCGCCCCGGTCGGCGGCGGGGTCGACCTGGCCGCGTTACGCCCCGGTGACCTGGTCCGGGCCAGGGTCACCGGGACCGAGGGCGTGGACCTGATGGCCGTACCGGAGGAGATGGTCTCGGCGGCGCCGCGTGGGGCGGGGTGA
- a CDS encoding ornithine cyclodeaminase family protein — MTHFITDAEVAARLDAATAVEAIRDALLAAYRGRLVAPPRVAAPLAGGRLVLTAGQLVDEWYGFGSYDTFGHAEGEQVVALHDAANGRLRAVAVGAEIGSRRTGALGGVAVRALARPDAATLGVVGAGGQAWAQVWAVAAVRRLREVTVHCRTPAGREKFAARVRAELGIPARAVDTAAAAVRDRDVVVLATTSPTPVISAADLSPGSHLNTIGHKQLGRSEFGPDLLDRADLLVTDSLAQAGAYDPPMLGTVGAYAGRLRALGAVLAGEQPGRTTPDQVTVFCSVGLAGSEAFLLDRLTRPEAEPAGPARPGRGAGPG; from the coding sequence ATGACCCACTTCATCACCGACGCCGAGGTGGCGGCGCGGCTGGACGCCGCGACGGCGGTAGAGGCGATCCGGGACGCGCTGCTGGCGGCGTACCGGGGTCGGCTCGTCGCCCCGCCCCGGGTGGCCGCACCGCTGGCCGGTGGCCGGCTGGTCCTCACCGCCGGGCAGCTCGTCGACGAGTGGTACGGATTCGGCTCCTACGACACCTTCGGGCATGCCGAGGGCGAGCAGGTGGTGGCCCTGCACGACGCCGCGAACGGGCGGCTCCGGGCGGTCGCGGTCGGCGCGGAGATCGGGTCCCGGCGCACCGGGGCGCTCGGCGGGGTGGCGGTGCGGGCGCTCGCCCGGCCGGACGCGGCCACGCTCGGGGTGGTCGGCGCCGGTGGCCAGGCGTGGGCGCAGGTCTGGGCCGTCGCGGCGGTACGCCGGCTGCGCGAGGTGACGGTCCACTGCCGTACCCCGGCCGGGCGGGAGAAGTTCGCCGCCCGGGTCCGGGCCGAACTCGGCATCCCGGCCCGGGCGGTCGACACCGCAGCGGCGGCGGTACGCGACCGTGACGTCGTGGTGCTCGCCACCACCAGCCCCACTCCGGTGATCTCGGCCGCCGACCTGAGCCCCGGCAGTCACCTCAACACCATCGGCCACAAGCAGCTGGGCCGGTCGGAGTTCGGCCCCGACCTGCTGGACCGGGCGGATCTGCTGGTCACCGACTCGCTGGCCCAGGCCGGGGCGTACGACCCGCCGATGCTCGGCACCGTCGGCGCGTACGCCGGGCGGTTGCGGGCGCTGGGCGCGGTGCTGGCCGGCGAGCAGCCTGGCCGGACCACGCCGGACCAGGTGACGGTCTTCTGCTCGGTCGGTCTGGCCGGCAGCGAGGCGTTCCTGCTCGACCGGCTGACCCGGCCGGAGGCCGAGCCGGCCGGTCCGGCGCGGCCGGGTCGGGGTGCCGGGCCGGGGTGA
- a CDS encoding YbjN domain-containing protein has translation MPVPDFVDASARPGGGRPERLRPLTDELLGSVLGGRGYTCYTDPDGDLVGSWDGNLVYFLRLGEAGEILQIRTMAASRFSVDDVPTLYAFCNAWNRDRLWPKAFVQVNDDGSVRVCGEVVTDLERGVTVRQLDQLLGCGISTGRQMCAAVAELRR, from the coding sequence ATGCCCGTACCGGACTTCGTCGACGCCTCGGCCCGACCCGGCGGCGGCCGGCCGGAGCGGCTGCGACCGCTGACCGACGAGCTTCTCGGCAGCGTGCTCGGCGGCCGGGGCTACACCTGCTACACCGATCCGGACGGTGACCTGGTCGGCAGTTGGGACGGCAACCTGGTCTACTTCCTCCGGCTCGGCGAGGCCGGCGAGATACTCCAGATCCGCACGATGGCCGCGAGCCGGTTCTCCGTCGACGACGTGCCGACGCTCTACGCGTTCTGCAACGCCTGGAACCGCGACCGGCTCTGGCCGAAGGCGTTCGTGCAGGTCAACGACGACGGCAGCGTCCGGGTCTGCGGCGAGGTGGTCACCGACCTGGAGCGCGGCGTCACGGTACGCCAGCTCGACCAGTTACTCGGGTGCGGCATCTCGACCGGCCGCCAGATGTGCGCAGCCGTAGCGGAGCTGCGACGCTGA